The Saccharomonospora cyanea NA-134 genome includes a region encoding these proteins:
- a CDS encoding FABP family protein, whose protein sequence is MTSGDDAIRAAAERAEKTAHRNVPQFDDLPIPGDTANLREGAELNDACLALLPLVGVWRGEGEISYPTLDRTYRFAQQLTIAHDGRPFLHHESRTWLLDDDGGVLRLAARETGWWRPQPDDTIELLLAHSTGIVELYYGKPRGQTAWELGTDAVVRSASAKEVTAAKRLYGLVNNGDLGWVEERAMVGQPMTPHSSALLQRVVG, encoded by the coding sequence ATGACGAGCGGCGACGACGCTATCCGGGCTGCCGCGGAGCGAGCCGAGAAGACGGCTCACCGCAACGTGCCGCAGTTCGACGACCTGCCCATCCCCGGTGACACCGCGAACCTGCGCGAAGGCGCCGAACTCAACGACGCCTGCCTCGCGCTCCTCCCACTCGTCGGGGTCTGGCGCGGCGAGGGCGAGATCAGCTACCCCACGCTGGACCGCACGTACCGCTTCGCCCAGCAGCTCACCATCGCCCACGACGGGAGGCCGTTCCTCCACCACGAGTCGCGGACCTGGCTGCTCGACGACGACGGTGGCGTGCTGCGTCTCGCGGCGCGGGAGACGGGCTGGTGGCGGCCTCAGCCGGACGACACCATCGAACTGCTGCTCGCCCACTCCACGGGCATCGTCGAGCTCTACTACGGCAAGCCCAGGGGCCAGACGGCGTGGGAGCTCGGCACCGACGCCGTGGTGCGTTCCGCCAGCGCCAAGGAGGTCACCGCGGCCAAGCGCCTCTACGGCCTCGTCAACAACGGCGACCTCGGCTGGGTCGAGGAACGCGCGATGGTGGGTCAGCCGATGACCCCCCACTCCTCCGCGCTGCTTCAGCGCGTGGTCGGCTGA
- a CDS encoding aminodeoxychorismate lyase produces MRVLAFLDGTLGDPAQPYVRVDNTGVLRGDGIFETVLVVDGRPRELGPHLDRLARSAAMLDLPEPDLAAWEGAVQQVIDNWQGSSEIAVKLVYTRGSEGDPDAEPFCYALGMEIDEKVKRARSEGIAVALLERGFGPEIAERAPWLLLGAKTLSYAVNLAALREAARRGADDVVFTATDGSVLEGPTSTVVMVADRTLYTPPPTVGILPGTTQRAVFRAAEAAGWTVKVENIPASELLSADGLFLASSVRKVTRVHTVDGTRLADSTELHRELCDAYEAQYA; encoded by the coding sequence ATGCGCGTACTGGCCTTTCTCGACGGCACCCTCGGAGACCCCGCCCAACCGTACGTCCGGGTGGACAACACCGGTGTGCTGCGAGGAGACGGAATCTTCGAGACGGTCCTCGTCGTGGACGGCAGGCCCAGGGAACTCGGCCCGCACCTCGACCGGCTCGCGCGGTCGGCCGCCATGCTCGACCTCCCCGAGCCCGATCTGGCCGCGTGGGAGGGCGCCGTACAGCAGGTGATCGACAACTGGCAGGGATCGTCGGAGATCGCCGTCAAACTCGTCTACACGCGTGGCTCGGAGGGGGACCCGGACGCCGAGCCCTTCTGCTACGCGCTGGGCATGGAGATCGACGAGAAGGTCAAGAGGGCCAGGAGCGAGGGCATCGCGGTGGCGCTGCTGGAGCGCGGGTTCGGGCCGGAGATCGCCGAACGTGCCCCGTGGCTGCTCCTCGGCGCCAAGACGCTGTCGTACGCGGTGAACCTCGCCGCGTTGCGTGAGGCGGCGCGACGCGGGGCCGACGACGTCGTCTTCACGGCGACCGACGGCTCGGTGCTGGAGGGCCCGACGTCGACCGTGGTCATGGTGGCCGACCGCACTCTCTACACACCGCCGCCCACGGTCGGCATCCTGCCCGGCACCACGCAGCGCGCCGTGTTCCGGGCCGCCGAGGCCGCGGGCTGGACGGTGAAGGTGGAGAACATCCCGGCCTCGGAGCTGCTGTCGGCCGACGGGCTGTTCCTCGCGTCGTCGGTGCGGAAGGTGACGAGGGTGCACACGGTCGACGGCACGCGCCTGGCCGATTCGACGGAACTGCACCGGGAGTTGTGCGACGCCTACGAGGCGCAGTACGCGTGA